Proteins encoded by one window of Paenibacillus urinalis:
- a CDS encoding LysE family translocator — protein MNMTSFLIYCIIATFTPGPTNIVIMSTVQQYGTKRAIQDTYGATIGFALLLLLSAILNSVLTTILPKILIVMQIIGSLYMVYLAYLICMKKSSDAGPRQLATFWSGLLMQFLNPKVVLFTLTVIPTFIMPYNNSAAVMMFGIMVITLVGFAAFMTWVIYGTLFKAFLQKHQRLVNLIMGICLMYAAFMIWI, from the coding sequence ATGAATATGACATCTTTTCTGATCTATTGCATCATCGCGACATTTACTCCGGGTCCTACCAATATCGTCATTATGTCGACGGTACAGCAATACGGAACCAAAAGAGCAATCCAAGATACGTATGGGGCGACGATAGGTTTTGCCTTATTACTGCTCTTATCTGCTATATTAAATTCAGTGCTGACAACAATACTGCCTAAAATATTGATTGTCATGCAAATCATTGGAAGCTTGTATATGGTGTATCTTGCTTATCTGATCTGTATGAAGAAGTCATCTGACGCAGGTCCCAGGCAACTGGCTACGTTTTGGTCCGGCTTACTTATGCAATTTCTCAATCCTAAGGTAGTGCTGTTCACACTGACAGTTATACCGACTTTTATCATGCCCTATAATAACTCAGCAGCGGTAATGATGTTTGGTATTATGGTTATTACACTCGTAGGATTTGCGGCATTTATGACATGGGTTATATACGGAACCTTGTTTAAAGCATTTCTGCAGAAACATCAGAGGCTCGTTAACTTGATCATGGGGATCTGCCTCATGTATGCAGCATTCATGATATGGATATAA
- a CDS encoding DMT family transporter yields MDWFYLILAGLFEMFGVLMINKLNKDRNVVSFLLLVAGFGLSFLFLSLAMKTLPMGTAYAVWTGIGASGGAILGMIFYGEPRNILRIVFIAMVLGSAVGLKLVS; encoded by the coding sequence ATGGATTGGTTTTATCTTATATTAGCGGGTCTCTTCGAAATGTTCGGTGTTCTTATGATTAACAAGCTGAACAAAGATCGGAATGTCGTCTCATTTCTACTGCTGGTCGCTGGATTTGGACTGAGCTTCTTGTTCTTATCTCTTGCTATGAAAACTCTGCCGATGGGAACAGCATATGCGGTATGGACAGGAATAGGGGCATCGGGTGGAGCCATTTTGGGTATGATTTTTTACGGTGAGCCAAGGAATATTTTAAGAATTGTGTTCATTGCCATGGTACTGGGATCAGCAGTTGGATTAAAGCTAGTCAGCTGA
- a CDS encoding DMT family transporter: MNKTWLSVIIAAVFEVGWVIGLKHASGILEWGATVIAIIVSFTLMIRASRFLPVGTVYAVFVGLGTAGTVLAEIILFGSPVQLEKMALIVLLLLGVIGLKMLSKEKKEAA, encoded by the coding sequence ATGAACAAAACGTGGTTGTCTGTTATTATCGCCGCAGTGTTCGAAGTAGGTTGGGTTATTGGTCTAAAGCATGCGAGTGGGATCCTCGAATGGGGGGCTACCGTGATTGCCATCATCGTAAGTTTTACCTTGATGATCAGAGCTTCCCGCTTCCTGCCAGTAGGTACGGTATACGCCGTATTCGTTGGATTGGGCACCGCAGGTACAGTGCTGGCTGAAATTATACTGTTCGGCTCTCCTGTGCAACTGGAGAAGATGGCGCTGATTGTATTGCTGCTGCTAGGTGTCATTGGACTTAAAATGCTGAGTAAAGAAAAGAAGGAGGCAGCGTAA
- a CDS encoding allophanate hydrolase translates to MTWNAVPFNMTLESLRSGYLKQQFTPLEVIEVIIQRAEEDKDKNIWILPPSIERISSYIQQLEDLDVAEYPLWGIPFAIKDNIEVAGWPVTAGCPDYSYTPAEHSEVVARLIAAGAVPVGKTNLDQFATGLVGTRSPYGETHNALRMELISGGSSSGSAVAAARGQCAFSLGTDTAGSGRVPAALNGLVGYKPAVGAWPSAGLIPACRSIDCITVFAHSVEDAEKIDHLVRGKKEGDAYSRDLPLGNAVLPEKWLLPRGELTFYGPFAAAYKKAWEEVRHSITSSGHLVEEVDISILQEAAALLYEGPLVAERWSDLQSFIEANTDSAFPVTEQILRSGAREDFTAAALFRAQHRLAEIKEITRGMMTNCILILPTCGGTWTREQVRTDPIHTNSQMGLYTNHCNLLDLSAVAIPAGKAEEDLPFGITLFSLPEEESSIVEAAKWYQQQEDHVTIAVCGLHMKGMPLEKQMTALRAEFIEETYTSSHYQLYKLDTLPPKPGLVRVNHNGAAIQLELWKMPVASFGRFTASIPSPLGISKIELEDGRWVSGFICESAAVQHALNITASGGWRNAVVHN, encoded by the coding sequence ATGACATGGAATGCCGTACCGTTTAACATGACCTTGGAATCCTTACGTTCAGGGTATTTGAAACAGCAGTTTACACCGCTTGAGGTTATTGAGGTCATTATTCAAAGAGCGGAAGAAGACAAAGACAAAAATATATGGATATTGCCGCCTTCCATTGAACGGATATCTTCATATATACAGCAGCTGGAGGATTTAGATGTGGCGGAGTACCCTTTATGGGGAATCCCCTTTGCCATAAAGGACAATATCGAGGTTGCCGGCTGGCCTGTGACGGCAGGGTGTCCGGACTACTCCTATACTCCAGCTGAGCATAGCGAAGTCGTAGCGAGATTGATTGCAGCCGGGGCTGTTCCTGTCGGCAAGACGAATCTAGACCAATTTGCGACCGGTCTGGTCGGTACAAGAAGTCCCTATGGAGAAACACATAACGCACTGAGGATGGAATTGATTAGCGGCGGCTCCAGCTCAGGATCGGCTGTAGCTGCTGCACGGGGGCAATGTGCCTTTTCACTTGGAACAGATACGGCTGGATCGGGTAGAGTTCCAGCAGCATTAAATGGATTGGTAGGCTATAAGCCTGCTGTAGGTGCATGGCCGTCAGCAGGATTGATTCCGGCTTGCCGCAGTATTGATTGCATTACAGTGTTTGCGCATAGTGTTGAAGATGCTGAGAAGATCGATCATTTGGTTCGCGGAAAAAAAGAAGGTGATGCGTATTCCAGAGATCTTCCGCTTGGAAATGCTGTGCTTCCTGAGAAATGGCTGCTTCCCCGAGGAGAGCTTACCTTCTATGGCCCTTTTGCTGCTGCATACAAGAAAGCATGGGAGGAAGTAAGACACAGCATCACTTCATCCGGGCATCTAGTGGAGGAAGTCGATATTTCCATCTTGCAGGAAGCAGCAGCACTGCTCTATGAAGGACCCTTGGTCGCAGAGAGATGGTCTGATCTTCAGTCATTTATTGAAGCCAATACAGACTCTGCCTTCCCCGTAACAGAGCAAATTCTTAGATCTGGAGCCAGAGAAGATTTCACTGCTGCCGCTTTGTTCCGTGCACAGCATAGATTGGCTGAAATTAAAGAAATAACTAGAGGAATGATGACAAATTGCATCTTGATTCTTCCTACATGCGGAGGCACCTGGACACGTGAGCAGGTTCGTACCGATCCGATTCATACCAATAGTCAAATGGGACTCTATACGAATCATTGCAACCTATTGGATCTGAGTGCAGTTGCTATTCCAGCAGGGAAGGCAGAGGAGGATTTACCGTTTGGAATTACGTTGTTCTCACTTCCCGAAGAGGAATCAAGTATAGTCGAGGCAGCAAAATGGTATCAGCAGCAAGAGGATCACGTTACGATTGCCGTGTGTGGACTTCATATGAAAGGTATGCCGCTAGAGAAACAAATGACCGCACTTCGTGCCGAGTTTATTGAAGAGACCTATACCTCTTCACATTATCAGCTGTATAAGCTGGATACATTACCTCCGAAACCGGGTCTGGTTCGAGTGAATCATAACGGAGCGGCAATTCAGCTTGAGCTGTGGAAAATGCCTGTGGCCTCGTTCGGTCGGTTTACAGCTTCTATTCCTTCACCCCTTGGAATCAGTAAGATTGAACTTGAGGATGGGAGGTGGGTATCTGGATTCATATGTGAATCAGCAGCAGTTCAACATGCACTGAATATAACGGCTTCCGGCGGCTGGAGAAATGCTGTCGTTCATAACTAA